One part of the Ranitomeya imitator isolate aRanImi1 chromosome 10, aRanImi1.pri, whole genome shotgun sequence genome encodes these proteins:
- the LOC138651212 gene encoding transmembrane protein 202-like, translating into MTTLSPSMSYGLRLSVGVILTVSNVFLLIAISTNRWADTADEVYAGIWKRCNREFCQSHVEIIHAKIFLIFFLIFNILTNIAVILALWAGEVDRKKIIGKTCLFNAFLGIAGMISATVFFALAVDRRHILYGLPLGWLSTGLVVAAGIVSLVHAALEPDKSSTTIEDLIRGNKDPPPYPGTEAGPTTAAPTTATPTSIIVS; encoded by the exons ATGACCACATTAAG CCCTTCGATGTCCTATGGGCTGAGACTGTCAGTCGGTGTGATACTGACGGTcagcaatgtcttcctcctcatcgccATATCCACAAATCGTTGGGCCGACACTGCAGATGAGGTATATGCCGGCATCTGGAAACGGTGCAACCGAGAATTCTGCCAATCCCACGTGGAAATTA TTCACGCCAaaatcttcctgatcttcttcctcatATTTAACATCTTAACCAACATCGCCGTTATACTCGCACTCTGGGCGGGAGAAGTGGACAGAAAGAAAATCATCGGAAAAACCTGTCTGTTTAATG CCTTCTTGGGGATTGCCGGGATGATTTCCGCCACAGTCTTCTTCGCGCTGGCCGTGGACCGCAGACACATCCTATACGGCCTCCCGCTGGGCTGGCTGAGCACGGGGCTGGTGGTCGCGGCTG GTATCGTGAGTTTAGTGCACGCTGCTCTGGAGCCGGACAAGTCCTCCACCACCATAGAAGACTTGATAAGGGGCAACAAAGACCCACCGCCATATCCGGGCACCGAGGCTGGGCCAACCACCGCTGCGCCAACCACTGCTACACCAACCAGCATCATTGTGTCTTAA